The window CGACCACTCTCTTCCACTGGACGCTCCACCCCTGGGCGATCTACGCGGTCGTCGGCCTGGCCATCGCGTACAGCGCCTACCGCCGGCACCGGCGCCAGACCATCAGCGCGGTCTTCATCCCGCTCATCGGCGAGCGGCACTCCCACGGGGCCGTCGGCCGGATCATCGACATCCTCGCGATCTTCGCGACCCTCTTCGGCTCCGCCGCCTCGCTGGGGCTCGGGGCACTGCAGATCGGCAGCGGCTTCGAGGAACTCGACTGGATGGAGAAGACCGGGACGGGCATGCTCGTCGCGATCATCGGGGTCCTCACGGCGGCCTTCGTCGCATCGGCCGTCTCCGGTGTGGAGAAGGGCATCCAGTGGCTCTCCAACATCAACATGGTGCTCGCGCTGATCCTGGTGGTCTTCGTGTTCGTCGTCGGCCCCACCATCATCATCCTGGATCTGCTGCCCACCTCGATCGCGGCGTACTTCGGTGACCTCGCCCAGCTCGTCGGCCGGACCGAGGCGACCGGGGAGGGGGACGTCGCCGACTGGCTCGCCAGCTGGACGGTCTTCTACTGGGCCTGGTGGATCTCCTGGACGCCCTTCGTCGGGATGTTCATCGCCCGGATCAGCCGCGGCCGCACGATCCGGCAGTTCGTCGGCGGCGTGATCCTCGTGCCCAGCACGGTCAGCCTGATCTGGTTCGCGGTGTTCGGCGGCTCCGCGATCGAACTGCAGCGCAACGGGCAGCTCAAGGGCGTCGGTGACACCCCGGAGGCCCAGCTCTTCGGCGTTCTGCACGAATACCCGATCGCCACCGTCATGAGCATCCTGGTGATGGTCCTGGTCGGCATCTTCTTCGTCTCCGGCGCCGACGCGGCGTCGATCGTGATGGGCACGCTCTCCCAGAAGGGTGTCCTCGAACCCGCCAAGTGGGTCGTCATCTTCTGGGGCGTCGTGACCGGAGCCGTCGCGGCGGTCATGCTGCTCATCGGCGACGGGCAGGGGGACGCCCTGGCGGGGCTGCAGAACTTGACCATCCTGGTGGCCGCGCCCTTCACCATCGTGATGATCGGGATGTGCGTCGCGCTCATGAGGGATCTGCGCCAGGACCCGATGATCGTCCGCAGGGAGTTCGGTGTGGAGGCGGTCGAATCGGCGGTCATCGAGGGCCACGCCAAGTACGACGGCGACTTCGAGATCCGCATCGGCCCCGGGTCCGAGGTCACCAGCGACGAACGCCACAGGCCCGAGCCGCCCGCCTGAGCCGGTGGCGGCGGCGCCGGCTCCCGCGACATCGCCGCCCCGGTGCGGACGGGCCGAGGCTCAGGGCACCAGCCGGGCCGCGGCGTGGGCGCACCCCCGGGCGACGGTCACGCCCGCACCACCGTGACCGTAGTTGTGCACCAGCAGCCCGCCGCCAGGCAGTTCCTCCGCCTCGATCCGCACCCCGGCGTCCCGGGCCGGCCGCAACCCCACGCGGTGGCCGATCACACGTGCCCCGGCAATCTCCGGCCGCACCCGCGCGCAGCGCGCCACGATCTCCCCGGCCGTGACCGGGTCGGGTTCCGCGCGTTCGTCGCCGGTCTCCGCGGTCCCGCCCAGCACCAGGCCGCCCGGCTGGGGGAAGAAGTAGGTCGTCGCGCTCGACACCGGATCCGCCCGGGTGAACCACTCGTCGATGCCAGGGTTCTCCACCACCACCAGCTGGCCCCGCACCGGGTGCACCCCGGGGTCCGGGACGAGTTCCCGGGCGCCCAGCCCGGCGCAGTTGACCACCACGGGTGCCTCCGCCGCGGCTTCGGCGAAGCCGCCCACGGTACGCCGTTCGACCACACCCCCGGCCGAGGCCAGCCGCTCCTCCAGCCAGCGCAGATGGACGGGCATGTCGATCAGCGGGAGGGTCACCCGCAGTCCCTGGGGCACCTCGGCGACCCCGGTCAGCCCGCGGGCCCACGCCCCCAGGGCCGACAGCCGCTCGCCCCCGTGCACTCCGGCGACCATCCGCACGCCGGTCTCCCCGGGGGACGACGACAACTCCTCGTACACCCGCAGAGTGTCGAGCGACCACCTGCCGATCGATTCCTCGGGTTCGATCCGGTACGGCCACCACAAGGCACCCGCCACCGCCGAAGTGGTATCCGAGGACGCCTCCCGCGACCAGACCCGGACCCGCAGTCCCCGCTCCGCCAGCAGCAGCGCCGTGGTCAGTCCGCTGACCCCGCCGCCCACCACGATCACGTCCGCCACCGCGCCACCCCGTCCTCGCTCCGCCCGCGCCCGCCGGGACCCGGGCAGGCCATGGTCGCACCGCGGTCCAGCCGGGAGAAGGGCCGCCCGGGTTCGTTAGGATCGTCAGCCTGATGACTGCCACTCTCGTCGCCAAGGAACTCGCCGCCGGGCACGGCGACCGCACACTCTTCGCCGGACTCGACCTCGTGGTCGCGCCCGGCGACGTGATCGGTCTCGTCGGAGCCAACGGCGCGGGCAAATCCTCGCTGCTCCGTCTGCTCGCCGGCCTCGACCGGCCGGAGGAGGGGGAGCTGCGGCTCTCGCCGCCCTCCGCCACCGTCGGCCACCTCCCGCAGGAGCCCGAACGCCGTGCGGGCGAGTCCGTGCGGGAGTTCCTGGCCCGCCGGACCGGGGTCGCCGACGCACAGACCGCCATGGACGCCGCGACACAGGCCCTGGTCGACGGAACACCCGGCGCCGACGACGCGTACTCCGAGACGCTGGAGCGCTGGCTCGCACTGGGTGGCGCGGACCTGGACGAACGCGCCGAGGAGGTGGCCGCCGAACTCGGGCTGACCGTCGGTCTCGACCTCCCCATGACGGCGCTCTCGGGCGGACAGGCGGCCCGCGCGGGCCTCGCCTCCCTGCTCCTCTCGCGCTACGACGTCTTCCTGCTCGACGAACCCACCAACGATCTGGACCTCGACGGTCTGGAACGCCTGGAGCGCTTCGTCTCCGGGCTCCGGGCCGGCACGGTCGTCGTCAGCCACGACCGCGAGTTCCTCATGCGCACCGTCACCAAGGTCCTGGAACTCGACCTCGCCCAGCAGCAGATCAATCTCTACGGCGGTGGTTACGCGTCCTACCTGGAGGAGCGCGAACGCGCCCGCACCCATGCCCGCGAGGAGTTCGAGGAGTACGCAGACAAGCGCTCCGCGCTCGAAGGCCGTGCACAGATGCAGCGGGGCTGGATGGACAAGGGCGTCAAGAACGCCCGCCGCAAGGCGACCGACAACGACAAGATCGGCCGCAAGTTCCGCAGCGAGGCCAGCGAGAAGCAGGCCGCGAAGGCCAAGCAGACCCAGCGCATGATCGAGCGACTCGACGTCGTCGAGGAGCCGCGCAAGGAGTGGGAGCTGCGGATGGAGATCGCCTCGGCTCCGCGCTCGGGCTCCGTGGTCGCCACCCTCCGCGACGCCGAGGTGGCCCGCGGCGGCTTCTCCTTCGGCCCGGCCACCCTGCAGATCGACTGGGCGGACCGGGTCGCCATCACCGGTGCCAACGGTGCCGGGAAGTCCACGCTGCTGGCGGCCCTCCTGGGGCGCCTCCCGCTGGACTCGGGCCACGCCACGCTCGGCTCGGGAGTCGTGGTGGGCGAGGTCGACCAGGCGCGCAAGCTGTTCCACGGCACGGAGAGCCTGCTGGACGCCTTCTGCGCGGCGGTCCCCGACACCGAGCCGGCCGAGGTGCGCACCCTGCTGGCGAAGTTCGGCCTGCGCGCCGCCCACGTGCTGCGCCCCGCCACCACGCTCTCGCCCGGCGAACGCACCCGCGCCGGCCTGGCCCTGCTGCAGGGCAGGGGGGTCAACCTGCTGGTCCTGGACGAGCCCACGAACCACCTGGACCTGCCGGCGATCGAGCAGCTGGAGTCGGCGCTGGAGTCGTACACGGGCACTCTGCTGCTGGTCACGCACGACCGGCGGATGCTGGAGGCCGTCCGCACGACCCGCCGTGTCGAGGTGGCCGACGGCAAGGTCACCGAGGCCGCCTGACGGACGCGGGTCCGCCCGCCCCGGCTCCGGGGCGGGCGGACCTTTCGCAGGGAGGGGCGGGTCCAACCGGCTGGGGAGAAGCCCGGACGGGGAGCGGACGCGGTCGGTCCGCCGTTCCCGCACCGGTCCGGCAGCCGGTCGGTCCGCTCGGGCACGACGTCCGAAGCGGTGCGGGACTCCCGTCACGCCGTCCGGGCGCCTCGGCGCCCGTACCGTTGCGGGACTCCCGGCACCCCTCCGTACGCCTCAGCGCCCGGAACCGCCCTTGTCTGACCCGCCGGTCAGCCCGGCGCGCCGCAGGGCGTCGGCCATCGCGCTGTTGGCCGGCGCCGCGGCGGGACGTGCCGCGCCTCCGCCACCGCCGCCCCGCCGGTCACGGCGCTGAGCGCCGCCACCCTGGCGGTTCTCCTGGCCCTGCCCCTGTCGCTGCCGTGGCGGACGCTCGCCGCCGCCCTGACCGGT is drawn from Streptomyces sp. NBC_00178 and contains these coding sequences:
- a CDS encoding BCCT family transporter; amino-acid sequence: MSHDEQRRGGRGEYLPVTAELPTDPHHGRRASTDRVVFGVSAVLTVAFVIWGSTATDSLTDVSDSLLTGLIHNGGWAFILAASGFVIFALWLAISRYGRISLGQDGEKPEFRTVSWVAMMFSAGMGIGLMFYGVSEPLAHFVNPPPGTHPADAAEAEQTAMATTLFHWTLHPWAIYAVVGLAIAYSAYRRHRRQTISAVFIPLIGERHSHGAVGRIIDILAIFATLFGSAASLGLGALQIGSGFEELDWMEKTGTGMLVAIIGVLTAAFVASAVSGVEKGIQWLSNINMVLALILVVFVFVVGPTIIILDLLPTSIAAYFGDLAQLVGRTEATGEGDVADWLASWTVFYWAWWISWTPFVGMFIARISRGRTIRQFVGGVILVPSTVSLIWFAVFGGSAIELQRNGQLKGVGDTPEAQLFGVLHEYPIATVMSILVMVLVGIFFVSGADAASIVMGTLSQKGVLEPAKWVVIFWGVVTGAVAAVMLLIGDGQGDALAGLQNLTILVAAPFTIVMIGMCVALMRDLRQDPMIVRREFGVEAVESAVIEGHAKYDGDFEIRIGPGSEVTSDERHRPEPPA
- a CDS encoding FAD-dependent oxidoreductase — encoded protein: MADVIVVGGGVSGLTTALLLAERGLRVRVWSREASSDTTSAVAGALWWPYRIEPEESIGRWSLDTLRVYEELSSSPGETGVRMVAGVHGGERLSALGAWARGLTGVAEVPQGLRVTLPLIDMPVHLRWLEERLASAGGVVERRTVGGFAEAAAEAPVVVNCAGLGARELVPDPGVHPVRGQLVVVENPGIDEWFTRADPVSSATTYFFPQPGGLVLGGTAETGDERAEPDPVTAGEIVARCARVRPEIAGARVIGHRVGLRPARDAGVRIEAEELPGGGLLVHNYGHGGAGVTVARGCAHAAARLVP
- a CDS encoding ABC-F family ATP-binding cassette domain-containing protein is translated as MTATLVAKELAAGHGDRTLFAGLDLVVAPGDVIGLVGANGAGKSSLLRLLAGLDRPEEGELRLSPPSATVGHLPQEPERRAGESVREFLARRTGVADAQTAMDAATQALVDGTPGADDAYSETLERWLALGGADLDERAEEVAAELGLTVGLDLPMTALSGGQAARAGLASLLLSRYDVFLLDEPTNDLDLDGLERLERFVSGLRAGTVVVSHDREFLMRTVTKVLELDLAQQQINLYGGGYASYLEERERARTHAREEFEEYADKRSALEGRAQMQRGWMDKGVKNARRKATDNDKIGRKFRSEASEKQAAKAKQTQRMIERLDVVEEPRKEWELRMEIASAPRSGSVVATLRDAEVARGGFSFGPATLQIDWADRVAITGANGAGKSTLLAALLGRLPLDSGHATLGSGVVVGEVDQARKLFHGTESLLDAFCAAVPDTEPAEVRTLLAKFGLRAAHVLRPATTLSPGERTRAGLALLQGRGVNLLVLDEPTNHLDLPAIEQLESALESYTGTLLLVTHDRRMLEAVRTTRRVEVADGKVTEAA